In Cytophagales bacterium, the following are encoded in one genomic region:
- a CDS encoding fructose-1,6-bisphosphatase: protein MPDLKYFNLLAEQFPNRARVGKEIVLLESQLNLPKGNEIFLSDVHGEHEPFLHVLKNGSGIIKEKIKTLFGDEIEEKAINQLASIIYYPKEKVELLLESGVEPTLFYEQTLARLVRIARDFARIYPNRKLNKLLPADYGDIILEMVAERDLGADKSYYRQIIQSIIDIDQCQQLIISLSTFIQRLAVDRIHIIGDIYDRGPGADIIMEKLIEYHSVDIQWGNHDMVWMGAAAGSPACIANVLRLSLRYANTETLEQGYGINLVQLASFAIEHYKHDKSIVFNPKVTPDELLNQSEHWLNRLMHKAITIIQFKLEGQLIKRRPEFEMNDRLLLDDLDLQQGTVHIHGKDHALNDTFLPTISPEDPHQLSEEEEQLMMRLIASFKESEKLQRHVSFLYENGGMYKSTNNNLLYHGCIPLMEDGQLKPVSLGGEPKKGRELMDYLETVVKHGYFGKQGTEARALGEDMAWYLWAGPDSPIFGKDKMATFERYFLEDKEVQKESMNAYYQYRDDPDTAEMILREFGYDSPNTMIMNGHVPVQVKKGESPIKADGKLVVIDGGFAKAYQGQTGIAGFSLISNAFGRQLIAHEPFDSTEKAIHEELDIAYSETLLGQSDHMLRVHEMDEGKFISEKIKDLRNLLELFETGAIQERKVSASNLITY, encoded by the coding sequence ATGCCTGACCTCAAATATTTCAACCTGTTAGCTGAGCAATTTCCTAATAGAGCCCGGGTAGGAAAGGAGATCGTATTACTCGAGTCTCAGTTGAATCTACCCAAAGGGAATGAGATCTTTTTGAGCGATGTGCATGGAGAACATGAGCCTTTTTTACATGTATTAAAGAATGGTTCAGGGATCATCAAAGAGAAGATCAAGACCCTTTTTGGCGACGAAATAGAAGAAAAAGCCATCAATCAATTGGCTTCTATCATTTACTATCCCAAAGAGAAAGTTGAGTTGCTACTTGAAAGTGGAGTAGAACCCACGTTGTTTTATGAACAGACTCTGGCTCGACTGGTCAGGATTGCAAGAGATTTTGCCCGGATCTACCCCAATCGAAAACTGAACAAACTACTTCCGGCTGATTATGGTGACATCATCCTGGAAATGGTGGCCGAAAGGGACCTGGGAGCTGATAAGAGTTATTACCGGCAGATCATTCAAAGCATCATTGACATTGATCAATGTCAGCAGTTGATTATTTCATTGAGTACCTTCATTCAACGGTTGGCCGTAGATCGGATCCATATCATCGGGGATATCTATGATCGGGGACCAGGTGCTGATATCATCATGGAAAAGCTCATTGAATACCATTCCGTGGACATTCAATGGGGAAATCATGACATGGTTTGGATGGGAGCGGCCGCAGGATCACCGGCTTGCATCGCAAATGTGCTTAGGCTTTCTCTTCGCTACGCCAATACAGAAACACTAGAGCAGGGGTACGGCATCAATCTCGTGCAACTGGCCTCCTTTGCGATCGAGCATTATAAGCATGACAAGAGCATTGTTTTTAATCCTAAAGTCACACCCGATGAATTGCTTAACCAGAGCGAACATTGGCTTAACCGACTGATGCACAAGGCTATTACCATCATACAATTCAAGTTGGAAGGACAGTTAATCAAACGCCGACCAGAATTTGAAATGAATGATCGGCTCTTACTGGATGACCTGGACCTACAGCAAGGTACAGTCCATATTCATGGGAAGGACCATGCTTTGAATGATACTTTTCTCCCTACAATTTCACCTGAAGATCCTCACCAACTCTCAGAGGAAGAGGAACAGTTGATGATGCGTTTGATTGCTTCTTTTAAAGAAAGTGAAAAGTTGCAACGGCACGTCAGTTTTCTATATGAGAATGGCGGAATGTATAAGTCCACGAACAACAATCTGTTGTATCATGGGTGCATCCCGTTAATGGAAGACGGACAATTGAAACCTGTCAGTCTCGGTGGCGAACCTAAGAAGGGTCGGGAATTGATGGATTATTTAGAAACTGTGGTGAAACACGGTTATTTCGGCAAGCAGGGAACGGAAGCGAGGGCATTAGGTGAAGACATGGCCTGGTACCTTTGGGCGGGTCCTGATTCTCCGATTTTTGGAAAGGATAAAATGGCCACTTTTGAGCGCTATTTCCTGGAAGATAAGGAAGTTCAAAAGGAGTCTATGAATGCCTATTATCAATATCGTGACGATCCCGATACGGCGGAAATGATCCTCAGGGAATTTGGTTATGATTCTCCAAACACCATGATTATGAATGGCCATGTTCCGGTACAAGTTAAAAAAGGAGAGAGCCCGATTAAAGCAGATGGCAAGCTGGTTGTCATTGATGGTGGTTTTGCCAAAGCCTATCAAGGACAAACTGGAATTGCTGGCTTTTCATTGATTTCCAATGCCTTCGGCCGTCAACTCATTGCTCATGAGCCTTTCGATTCGACTGAAAAAGCCATCCACGAAGAACTGGATATCGCCTACAGCGAAACGTTGTTAGGCCAATCGGATCACATGTTACGGGTCCATGAAATGGATGAGGGAAAATTTATCTCAGAAAAGATCAAAGACCTACGTAACCTACTGGAACTTTTCGAAACCGGAGCGATCCAGGAACGGAAGGTCAGCGCCAGTAATCTGATTACATACTAA
- a CDS encoding bile acid:sodium symporter family protein, which yields MDISSIILILVLALIMLGMGLSLTVADFRRVLKYPKGILTGLLNQMVFLPLVGLAIANMLSLSPELAVGVMLLAACPGGTSSNIITHLAKGDSALSVSLTAVSSILSIFTIPLIVSFAIGNFMAADQQVEVNKLLMIGQLLVIVVIPVSSGMAIRAFRPAFAAKMDKPVRRTSTIMLILITGALVYADKANVIPYFKQAGLAAFLLNFTSLGLGFLTAQLVRLNRPQSICVAIESGIQNSGLAITLAVVSLQNIAFSITPGVYTLIMYFTGFVVIFLGQRSSRSELGES from the coding sequence GTGGACATCAGTTCTATAATCCTGATCCTGGTGCTGGCATTGATCATGCTAGGCATGGGATTGTCGCTTACCGTAGCGGATTTCCGGCGGGTATTGAAGTATCCCAAAGGCATTTTGACTGGTTTGCTCAATCAGATGGTGTTTTTGCCCCTTGTTGGGCTTGCCATCGCCAATATGCTATCCCTATCTCCGGAACTTGCTGTTGGAGTCATGTTGTTGGCAGCTTGCCCAGGAGGCACATCGTCCAATATCATTACGCACCTGGCAAAAGGTGACAGTGCTTTATCTGTAAGCTTAACTGCAGTTTCGAGTATCCTGTCAATCTTTACGATTCCTCTGATTGTCTCTTTCGCCATTGGTAACTTCATGGCCGCGGATCAACAGGTAGAGGTGAATAAGCTTTTGATGATTGGTCAATTGCTGGTGATTGTTGTGATTCCCGTGAGCAGTGGCATGGCTATCCGGGCGTTTAGGCCAGCATTTGCTGCAAAAATGGACAAGCCTGTTCGAAGGACATCCACCATCATGTTGATTCTTATCACCGGAGCCCTGGTCTATGCGGACAAGGCAAATGTAATTCCCTATTTTAAGCAAGCGGGATTGGCGGCATTTCTATTGAACTTCACCAGCTTAGGTCTGGGTTTTCTAACCGCACAATTGGTCAGGTTAAACCGTCCACAATCGATTTGCGTAGCGATCGAATCTGGCATTCAAAATTCCGGACTGGCCATCACCTTAGCAGTAGTAAGCTTACAAAATATAGCCTTCAGCATCACTCCAGGCGTATATACACTCATCATGTATTTCACTGGATTTGTGGTGATCTTTCTGGGGCAGCGTTCGAGCCGGAGCGAGCTCGGCGAGAGCTAG
- a CDS encoding class II aldolase/adducin family protein, which produces MAVPNPPLDMLPKNLPMPPAFDNPEDQRNYLKKKLTGAFRIFGKFGFSEGVAGHITVRDPEMPDHFWVNPFGMSFNIITPDDLLLVNHNGDVVEGNYPVNRAAFAIHSQVHAARPDVLAAAHAHSVYGKSFSCLGEKLEPITQDACAFYEDHGLFDDYSGIVNELEEGKRIADALSDYKAAILQNHGLITVGTTIDEAVWWFVTMERSCQAQLLAMQTGKEMIKIDHATAMKTRRELGFPLAGYFQFQPMWQDICLEVEFLR; this is translated from the coding sequence ATGGCAGTACCCAATCCACCGCTGGATATGCTTCCAAAAAACCTCCCGATGCCACCGGCATTCGATAATCCGGAAGATCAAAGAAACTACCTGAAGAAAAAACTAACTGGTGCTTTCCGAATTTTTGGAAAGTTTGGTTTCTCTGAAGGGGTAGCAGGTCACATTACGGTAAGAGATCCGGAAATGCCCGATCATTTTTGGGTCAACCCTTTTGGCATGTCTTTCAATATCATTACTCCCGATGATCTTTTGTTGGTCAATCACAATGGAGATGTGGTGGAAGGAAACTACCCGGTGAACCGTGCTGCTTTTGCTATTCATTCACAGGTACATGCAGCCAGGCCGGATGTATTGGCTGCGGCTCATGCCCACTCAGTATACGGCAAATCCTTTTCTTGTCTTGGTGAAAAACTTGAACCAATCACTCAGGACGCTTGTGCTTTCTATGAAGACCATGGCTTGTTCGATGATTATTCGGGTATTGTCAATGAACTTGAAGAAGGAAAACGAATTGCCGATGCTTTGTCGGATTATAAAGCCGCTATTTTGCAAAATCATGGATTGATCACCGTGGGTACCACGATCGATGAGGCCGTTTGGTGGTTCGTGACCATGGAAAGAAGCTGTCAGGCACAATTATTGGCCATGCAGACGGGCAAAGAAATGATCAAAATTGATCATGCCACTGCCATGAAAACCCGTCGGGAATTAGGTTTTCCACTCGCGGGCTATTTCCAGTTTCAACCCATGTGGCAGGACATCTGTCTTGAAGTAGAATTCCTGAGATAA
- a CDS encoding DMT family transporter yields the protein MKGYIFLSLSIIFWALNFHLGKIMFESVTPNVAAFWRFFFAVLGLLALSWKVIPSKAVIVNRLPGMLLVGFIGVFGFIFCFTQGLNATSEMNGALFVALSPAISLILAAIFQGHKIHVREILGILLAFLGVTYLLTQGDFTVLTTISFSSGDIYFALAAMFFAVQNILIKQFIGDTNGVFFTLATNLCCLLGFTGLLFMEPGFEINYSMEFWVAAICMGVPGTALAYYGWNIGVKQIGPSRAPVFLNIIPGMVAIFAVPFGAELYSYHLISLLIIVIGVLVIQVKKRN from the coding sequence TTGAAAGGCTATATTTTCTTGTCTCTTTCCATCATCTTTTGGGCACTGAATTTCCATTTAGGGAAAATCATGTTCGAAAGTGTGACTCCAAATGTGGCTGCTTTTTGGCGCTTTTTCTTTGCTGTATTAGGATTATTGGCCTTATCCTGGAAAGTCATTCCTTCTAAAGCGGTCATTGTGAATCGTTTACCCGGCATGTTACTGGTCGGATTTATCGGTGTTTTTGGCTTTATATTTTGCTTTACGCAAGGACTTAATGCTACCTCTGAGATGAACGGTGCCTTATTTGTTGCTTTGAGTCCGGCTATCTCATTGATCTTAGCTGCCATTTTTCAGGGACACAAGATTCATGTGAGAGAAATTCTGGGCATTCTTCTGGCATTCCTTGGTGTAACGTATTTATTAACTCAGGGTGATTTTACCGTCCTTACGACCATATCATTCAGTTCAGGGGACATTTATTTTGCCCTGGCCGCCATGTTCTTCGCTGTTCAAAACATCTTGATCAAACAATTCATCGGTGATACCAATGGCGTGTTTTTTACCCTGGCTACCAATCTGTGCTGTCTACTTGGATTCACTGGCCTTCTATTCATGGAACCAGGTTTTGAAATCAACTATTCCATGGAGTTTTGGGTTGCTGCCATTTGCATGGGGGTACCTGGTACCGCATTGGCTTATTACGGATGGAACATTGGTGTCAAGCAAATCGGGCCCTCGAGAGCACCGGTATTCTTAAACATCATCCCCGGCATGGTAGCCATATTCGCCGTTCCCTTTGGTGCAGAATTGTACAGCTATCACCTTATCAGTCTACTGATTATTGTTATCGGCGTGTTAGTGATTCAGGTGAAGAAGAGGAATTAA
- a CDS encoding haloacid dehalogenase type II: protein MEKKYLVFDAYGTLLQVSSHISGLSDEQQKLSASIQSLWRTKQLEYTWLRSLMGKFTGFNQVTREALDYACNAYRMEDPELKRAILSIFEQPTAFDDAWRFLEQCKLKGFRTAILSNGEQDMLEQSVKIAQIDTYIDHILSASRVQVFKPSPKVYELATRAFSCEYTDIVFFSSNPWDVAGASNFGFQTIWLNRKDLPFEELGVKPWKVYSSFDEVSLEGLIK, encoded by the coding sequence ATGGAAAAGAAATACCTCGTTTTCGATGCCTACGGAACTTTGCTTCAGGTCAGTTCCCATATTTCCGGATTGAGTGATGAGCAGCAAAAGTTATCCGCAAGCATTCAGTCGTTGTGGCGGACCAAGCAATTGGAGTATACCTGGCTGCGCAGCTTGATGGGAAAATTCACGGGATTCAATCAGGTAACCAGGGAAGCGTTGGACTATGCCTGTAACGCCTATCGAATGGAAGACCCAGAATTGAAACGAGCCATTCTCTCCATCTTTGAACAACCTACCGCCTTTGATGATGCCTGGCGATTTCTGGAACAATGTAAGTTGAAAGGATTCCGGACAGCCATCCTTTCTAATGGAGAACAAGATATGTTGGAACAAAGCGTGAAGATTGCTCAAATCGACACGTACATTGATCATATTCTTTCGGCAAGTCGTGTCCAGGTTTTCAAACCTTCTCCTAAAGTATACGAATTGGCGACTCGAGCCTTCTCTTGCGAATACACAGACATTGTTTTCTTCTCTTCGAACCCCTGGGATGTTGCCGGAGCTTCAAACTTTGGATTTCAGACCATCTGGCTTAACAGAAAAGACTTGCCTTTTGAGGAATTAGGGGTAAAACCCTGGAAGGTCTATTCAAGCTTTGATGAGGTGAGTTTGGAGGGATTAATAAAGTAA
- a CDS encoding (2Fe-2S)-binding protein — protein MNIRLTVNGKQVEKEIEDRQLLVNFLREDLDLTGTHVGCDTSGCGACTVLLNGKAVKSCTVLAAQADGEEVTTIEGMSNGSLHPLQEGFKEEHGLQCGFCTPGMIMTAADLLSNNSNPSEQEIRESIEGNFCRCTGYHNIVRAVKYAADKMNA, from the coding sequence ATGAACATACGTTTAACTGTCAATGGGAAGCAGGTTGAAAAGGAGATTGAGGATCGGCAATTGCTGGTTAATTTTCTTCGGGAAGACCTGGACCTGACCGGCACCCATGTCGGATGTGATACAAGTGGATGTGGTGCCTGCACGGTGCTATTGAATGGTAAGGCCGTGAAATCCTGCACGGTATTGGCCGCACAGGCCGATGGTGAAGAAGTAACCACTATAGAAGGCATGAGCAATGGATCTTTGCATCCCTTGCAAGAAGGCTTCAAAGAAGAGCATGGTCTCCAATGTGGCTTTTGTACGCCCGGTATGATCATGACCGCCGCGGATCTACTCAGTAATAACAGCAATCCGTCAGAACAAGAGATTCGAGAATCTATTGAAGGAAATTTCTGCCGGTGTACGGGTTACCACAACATTGTGAGAGCCGTGAAATATGCTGCAGATAAAATGAACGCTTAA
- a CDS encoding xanthine dehydrogenase family protein molybdopterin-binding subunit, producing MSYIGKAVKRVEDKRFITGKGKYTDDIKLPNLAAGIFVRSPYAHATITNVDTTAAESMPGVVKIFTGADMAEVNGVPCGWQVNFKNGDTMKEPPHPILVKDKVLHMGDGVAFVVAETYAQAKDAAEKVRVDYDVHAAVYDPEEAVKSDAPQVHADAPSNTCFDWELGDPIDEVEAALASAAHVTTIDMTNNRVVPNAIEPRSAIGHFEDAYDKYTLWTTSQNPHLTRLLMSAFVLGIPEHKVHVIAPDVGGGFGSKIFHYIEEVMVIWASKQLGRPVKWTAERSESFLTDAHGRDHKTSVSMGFDADGKVVALKSKTYANLGAYLSTFAPAVPTYLHGTLMQGLYTTPKINVDVTGVFTHTNVVDAYRGAGRPEATYQLERLMDLAALEMGVDPAELRRKNFIPAFDGVNQEGYATRVALQYDSGNYEPVLDRALEMVGYEAFRQEQKSLDNGKLIGIGFSTYIEACGIAPSAVVGALGARAGLFESAQVRVQPTGKVSVYSGSHSHGQGHETTFAQIVADRLGIALEDVEIVHGDSEAVAFGMGTYGSRSLAVGGSAIMKSLDKVIEKGAQIAAHKLESRVEDLEFEGGKWTVKGTDKSITFGDVSLTAYVPHDYPADLEPGLDFSSFYDPTNFTYPFGCHVAIVEVDKETGEVKLKRFIAVDDVGNIINPMIVDGQIHGGLAQGIGQALFEGTVYDESGTLVNGSFMDYAMPRADDLPSFEVDRKVTPCPHNPLGVKGAGEAGCIGSTPAVVNAVIDALWSGGHKVKDIEMPMIPERVWKAMQNGSSN from the coding sequence ATGAGTTACATTGGAAAAGCGGTGAAGAGGGTCGAGGATAAGCGATTCATCACCGGAAAAGGAAAATATACAGACGACATTAAACTGCCGAATCTGGCAGCGGGCATATTTGTACGAAGCCCATACGCGCATGCCACCATTACTAACGTAGATACCACTGCGGCTGAATCCATGCCGGGCGTGGTGAAAATATTCACTGGTGCAGATATGGCTGAAGTTAACGGTGTTCCATGTGGTTGGCAAGTCAATTTCAAGAATGGGGACACCATGAAAGAGCCACCTCACCCCATCCTGGTAAAGGACAAAGTCTTGCACATGGGTGATGGAGTAGCGTTTGTAGTAGCTGAAACCTATGCTCAGGCAAAAGATGCCGCAGAGAAAGTTCGGGTAGACTATGATGTTCATGCTGCAGTTTACGACCCTGAAGAGGCAGTAAAAAGTGATGCCCCTCAGGTGCATGCGGATGCACCGAGCAATACCTGCTTTGACTGGGAACTAGGAGATCCGATCGATGAGGTAGAAGCCGCATTGGCCAGTGCGGCCCACGTCACAACGATTGATATGACCAATAATCGAGTGGTACCCAATGCCATCGAGCCCCGTTCGGCAATTGGCCACTTCGAAGATGCTTATGATAAATATACACTGTGGACTACTTCACAAAACCCGCACCTAACACGCTTATTGATGTCGGCCTTTGTTTTAGGGATTCCCGAACACAAAGTACATGTTATCGCGCCAGATGTAGGAGGTGGATTTGGTAGTAAGATCTTCCACTACATAGAAGAAGTAATGGTGATCTGGGCGTCCAAACAATTGGGTCGACCCGTAAAGTGGACAGCCGAGCGTTCGGAGAGCTTTCTGACTGATGCTCACGGACGTGATCACAAAACGAGCGTTTCTATGGGGTTTGATGCCGATGGAAAAGTGGTGGCTTTGAAATCTAAGACATATGCCAACCTGGGGGCTTACCTCAGCACTTTTGCACCGGCGGTCCCTACATACCTGCATGGTACGTTGATGCAAGGGCTCTATACCACACCAAAGATCAATGTAGATGTAACGGGTGTGTTTACGCATACCAATGTGGTGGATGCCTATCGTGGAGCCGGAAGGCCAGAAGCGACCTATCAGCTGGAAAGATTGATGGACCTGGCTGCACTTGAAATGGGTGTCGATCCGGCGGAACTGCGTAGAAAGAACTTCATTCCAGCCTTTGATGGCGTTAATCAGGAAGGATATGCCACTCGTGTAGCGCTGCAATATGATTCTGGTAATTATGAGCCAGTATTGGATCGTGCGCTCGAAATGGTAGGATATGAAGCCTTTAGACAGGAACAGAAATCACTGGATAATGGCAAGCTTATTGGAATTGGTTTCTCTACTTACATTGAAGCTTGCGGTATCGCGCCATCAGCAGTTGTTGGAGCCTTAGGTGCACGAGCCGGACTGTTTGAGTCGGCACAAGTTCGTGTTCAGCCGACGGGGAAAGTAAGTGTCTATTCAGGTTCGCATAGTCACGGACAAGGCCACGAAACCACATTTGCACAAATTGTCGCTGATCGTCTAGGTATAGCTCTGGAAGATGTAGAGATCGTTCATGGAGATTCGGAAGCCGTTGCCTTCGGAATGGGCACCTATGGTTCCAGATCGCTTGCCGTAGGTGGTTCTGCCATCATGAAAAGCCTTGATAAGGTCATCGAAAAAGGAGCGCAAATCGCTGCGCATAAATTGGAATCCAGGGTTGAAGACCTTGAGTTTGAAGGAGGTAAATGGACGGTAAAAGGGACAGACAAGTCCATCACTTTCGGTGATGTTTCTCTGACAGCTTACGTTCCGCATGATTATCCAGCGGACCTGGAGCCTGGACTAGATTTCTCAAGCTTCTACGATCCAACAAACTTTACTTATCCATTTGGTTGTCATGTGGCCATTGTAGAAGTAGATAAGGAAACAGGGGAGGTGAAATTGAAGCGATTCATTGCTGTGGATGATGTTGGAAACATCATTAATCCAATGATTGTCGATGGACAGATTCATGGTGGTCTAGCACAGGGAATCGGACAGGCTTTGTTTGAGGGTACGGTTTATGACGAATCCGGAACATTAGTCAATGGCTCGTTCATGGACTATGCCATGCCTCGTGCAGATGACTTGCCAAGCTTTGAAGTAGATCGAAAAGTAACGCCTTGTCCGCACAACCCTCTAGGAGTGAAAGGAGCAGGAGAGGCTGGCTGTATCGGTTCCACACCTGCCGTGGTTAATGCTGTGATTGATGCATTATGGAGCGGTGGCCATAAGGTCAAGGATATCGAAATGCCTATGATCCCTGAGCGCGTATGGAAAGCCATGCAAAATGGTTCGTCTAATTAA
- a CDS encoding xanthine dehydrogenase family protein subunit M, with the protein MIPSNFNYIKAKSVDEAIALMDQHGDDARLLAGGHSLVPSLKLRLTDYDHLIDVSKIPELRNIEEQDGVIHIGAMVTHGEIVKSDLIKEKLSIFSQAADLIGDVQVRNLGTIGGSIAHADPAADWPGVLLATDAHIHVQGKGGSRKIAAEDFFLGLYSTALEDGEMITSIGVPVHTGAKSTYIKFMQPASRFAIVGCAAVINGNGARVAFNGVSATPFRDKDVEASLDRGDSAEAAASNAAEGVSIMSDHFASEAYRKQMAKVYCKRALASL; encoded by the coding sequence ATGATCCCAAGTAATTTTAATTATATAAAAGCAAAATCCGTCGATGAAGCCATTGCGTTGATGGATCAACACGGAGACGATGCACGTCTGCTGGCTGGAGGGCACAGTTTGGTCCCTTCTTTGAAACTTCGATTAACTGATTACGATCACCTGATAGATGTGTCAAAAATTCCTGAGCTGCGAAATATCGAAGAACAGGATGGCGTGATTCACATCGGAGCCATGGTCACTCATGGAGAGATCGTGAAATCTGACCTGATCAAAGAAAAGTTGAGTATTTTCTCACAGGCGGCAGACCTGATCGGAGATGTCCAGGTACGAAATTTGGGCACTATCGGTGGAAGTATCGCACATGCTGACCCTGCCGCGGATTGGCCGGGTGTGTTGTTGGCTACAGATGCTCACATTCACGTGCAAGGGAAAGGTGGAAGTCGTAAAATCGCGGCAGAAGATTTCTTTCTCGGGTTATACAGTACCGCACTGGAAGATGGTGAGATGATCACATCTATTGGGGTACCGGTTCATACTGGGGCCAAGTCGACCTATATTAAGTTCATGCAACCTGCTTCACGATTTGCGATCGTAGGCTGTGCGGCGGTGATCAATGGCAATGGCGCTCGAGTAGCTTTCAATGGAGTTAGTGCCACGCCATTCCGTGATAAGGACGTAGAAGCCAGCCTGGATAGGGGTGATTCTGCGGAAGCAGCGGCAAGTAATGCGGCAGAAGGTGTATCTATCATGAGCGATCACTTTGCATCAGAAGCCTATCGCAAACAAATGGCCAAGGTATACTGTAAAAGGGCATTGGCTAGTCTTTAA
- a CDS encoding MoxR family ATPase: MMQNRIQEISENLLKHGYVPDDRIAMSIQLSQLLKKPLLIEGPAGVGKTAIARVMSEIMNTELIRLQCYEGLDANQAIYEWNYQRQLLQIKLLEAEQVSIEDKEAAIFSEKFLMERPLLKAISAEKPRVLLIDEIDRADEEFESFLLELLSEWQITIPEIGTIANKSIPQVILTGNRTRELSEALRRRCLYLFIDYPSFKKEVQIVQQKVPGINDRLAQEICVFMAEVRQMRLEKVPGVAETLDWATSLAEMHFDHLDAEVVESTLGVILKDWDDMRETQDSLAELLDKVNVKLNIE, from the coding sequence ATGATGCAAAACAGAATACAAGAAATTTCTGAGAACTTGCTGAAACACGGTTATGTACCAGATGACCGGATTGCCATGTCCATTCAGCTATCTCAGTTGCTTAAGAAGCCTTTATTGATCGAAGGACCTGCAGGTGTAGGGAAGACAGCCATTGCGCGTGTCATGTCAGAGATCATGAACACCGAATTGATTCGACTTCAATGTTATGAAGGATTAGATGCAAATCAGGCCATATATGAGTGGAATTATCAACGACAATTGCTTCAAATCAAATTATTAGAAGCAGAGCAAGTATCCATTGAGGACAAAGAAGCGGCTATTTTCTCCGAGAAATTTCTGATGGAACGTCCTTTATTAAAAGCCATCTCGGCTGAAAAACCAAGGGTATTATTGATTGATGAGATCGACCGTGCCGATGAAGAATTTGAAAGCTTTCTACTGGAATTGCTTTCTGAATGGCAGATCACAATTCCTGAAATCGGCACAATCGCCAATAAGTCCATTCCGCAGGTCATCCTGACAGGGAACAGGACCAGAGAGTTATCTGAGGCACTTCGACGTAGGTGTTTATACCTGTTCATTGATTATCCGTCCTTCAAGAAAGAAGTCCAGATCGTTCAGCAAAAAGTTCCAGGCATCAACGATCGACTGGCGCAGGAAATTTGCGTATTCATGGCGGAAGTTAGACAGATGAGGCTGGAGAAAGTACCTGGCGTGGCGGAAACATTGGATTGGGCTACTTCATTGGCCGAAATGCACTTTGATCACCTGGATGCTGAAGTGGTGGAGTCTACTTTGGGAGTAATCCTAAAAGACTGGGATGACATGCGTGAAACTCAGGATTCCCTGGCTGAGTTGCTGGATAAAGTCAATGTGAAGCTGAACATTGAATAG